Part of the Candidatus Bathyarchaeia archaeon genome, TTCTAAAAGGTGTTTGGAGGCCAAGGTCAAGCTTCTATAACTTTCAAACTCAGCACACAGAAATTATTGGAAAATTCAAAACCACCAGTCTTTTCGTCGTATATCCACAACTCGAAAACCAAGTGGAAGTCTCCCGTATCATTAAAGGATATTTCTACTTGCTTTTCCCACCTTTCTCCCTTATTCAATACTGCGTTATAGCTTCTGTTTTCCTCCATTTGAAGAGGGATGAACTGAATTGGCTGGTCTGTTATTTTCAGCAAAACCTTACAAGAAATGCTTTTTTCCATGTGATTTTCAACAACAATCCATAATTTACACGTGTTATTTTCGCCGATAACAAGCAGTTCCGGGTAGTTTTTAGCCTC contains:
- a CDS encoding DUF1616 domain-containing protein; the encoded protein is MKEKVQKIIKQFYEEDNYTIPIAIALTIAFILLIYSYIAFMKPNEFVSFSVLDEQKEAKNYPELLVIGENNTCKLWIVVENHMEKSISCKVLLKITDQPIQFIPLQMEENRSYNAVLNKGERWEKQVEISFNDTGDFHLVFELWIYDEKTGGFEFSNNFCVLSLKVIEA